A section of the Candidatus Thermoplasmatota archaeon genome encodes:
- a CDS encoding right-handed parallel beta-helix repeat-containing protein codes for MWADSRRASVILALTLLSASLLAAVVLMPGTATATTRYVGGGGPGNYTSIQAAIDNADPGDTVYVYAGTYREMVRINKTLSLVGENRDTTIIKDIVPGGLVSVQADWVNVTGFSLVGEWSYPSMVGMNLWYSRNCTISNNIFLRNWYGLSLHDSSYNTIADNAFVENWNGLELSSSPDNRIHDNEILHNHGYGMYIYTSANVTISRNNISSNGGGLHMEGTTYDIIKANTFLGNGIYMRGGSVSHFSTHKISTDNMVNGRPIHYYRDRRGLNVDGTQLGQLIIANCTGVNVSNLHINGTDVGIQLGYVSGATISGNNVSTNGQGILLWFSERMTIADNDVWGNGGGISPYYSRDITLRENRIFTNSTIHCSSGIHPFRSTDVSIIGNTISRCGESVYIQNSENLTISMNEFFSGAEGVRTWVSANLTINGNNFSEYSTGIRSFYSTNITVTRNKILSSEYAGIRFQDGHDITITGNSIAESERGIALENTSSALIHHNNLINNTLQAYDDMGANNSWDDGYPSGGNYWSDYEGVDNCSGPNQDNCPDPDGIGDTPYVIDGDTRDNYPLMAPWSPPIAWNEVLYGPVRSNATQVWSPPPEVPLSSGSGSCGRSPYSASTYVTSLASQSASSQEISVQMVTRQAQSP; via the coding sequence ATGTGGGCAGACAGTCGAAGGGCGAGCGTGATTCTAGCGTTGACGCTCCTATCGGCCTCGCTTCTCGCCGCCGTCGTCCTCATGCCCGGAACTGCGACTGCCACGACCCGCTATGTCGGCGGAGGCGGCCCTGGCAACTACACGAGCATACAGGCGGCGATCGACAACGCGGACCCTGGGGACACCGTCTACGTCTACGCCGGCACATATCGGGAGATGGTCAGGATCAACAAGACGCTCTCCCTTGTCGGTGAGAACAGGGACACGACCATAATCAAGGACATCGTGCCCGGTGGTCTGGTCTCTGTCCAGGCTGATTGGGTGAATGTCACAGGATTCTCTCTTGTGGGTGAGTGGTCCTACCCAAGCATGGTAGGAATGAATCTCTGGTACTCTCGGAACTGCACAATCTCGAACAACATCTTCTTAAGGAATTGGTATGGCCTGAGTCTGCACGACTCAAGCTACAACACGATTGCAGACAACGCATTCGTCGAGAACTGGAACGGATTGGAACTCAGCTCTTCGCCCGACAACAGAATCCACGACAACGAGATTCTGCACAATCATGGCTACGGCATGTACATCTACACTTCCGCCAACGTGACGATCAGTCGTAACAACATATCATCAAACGGCGGCGGCCTGCACATGGAGGGGACTACGTATGACATCATCAAGGCGAACACCTTCCTGGGGAATGGGATATACATGAGAGGCGGGTCCGTCTCCCACTTCAGCACGCACAAGATTTCGACGGACAACATGGTCAATGGAAGACCCATTCACTACTATAGGGACCGTCGGGGCCTGAACGTCGACGGCACCCAGCTCGGTCAGCTCATCATTGCCAACTGCACGGGCGTCAATGTCTCAAACCTCCACATAAACGGCACCGATGTGGGCATCCAATTAGGTTACGTGAGCGGAGCCACGATATCAGGCAACAACGTCTCGACCAACGGCCAGGGAATCCTCCTCTGGTTCTCGGAGAGGATGACCATCGCCGACAACGACGTCTGGGGGAATGGCGGAGGCATCAGCCCATATTACTCCCGCGACATCACACTGAGGGAGAACAGGATCTTCACGAACTCCACCATCCACTGTTCATCCGGGATCCATCCTTTCCGCTCGACCGATGTTTCGATTATCGGCAACACCATATCTAGATGTGGTGAAAGCGTCTACATTCAGAACTCGGAGAATCTTACGATCTCAATGAACGAGTTCTTCTCAGGAGCTGAGGGCGTCCGCACATGGGTCTCCGCGAACCTCACGATCAATGGAAACAACTTCTCGGAGTACAGTACAGGGATTCGATCGTTTTACTCCACCAACATCACCGTCACCCGAAACAAGATCCTAAGCAGCGAATACGCAGGCATTCGCTTCCAGGATGGGCACGACATCACCATCACAGGGAACAGCATCGCGGAGAGTGAGAGAGGCATCGCCCTCGAAAACACGTCATCCGCCCTCATTCATCATAACAATCTCATCAACAACACGCTGCAAGCGTACGATGACATGGGCGCCAATAACTCGTGGGATGATGGCTATCCTTCAGGAGGCAACTACTGGTCCGACTACGAGGGAGTGGACAACTGCAGCGGACCGAACCAGGACAACTGCCCGGATCCGGACGGCATCGGAGACACGCCCTACGTCATTGACGGGGACACGCGGGACAACTACCCGCTAATGGCTCCCTGGTCTCCCCCGATCGCGTGGAACGAGGTGCTGTACGGTCCTGTCCGCAGCAATGCGACCCAGGTATGGTCCCCTCCCCCAGAAGTGCCACTCTCGAGCGGGAGTGGTTCTTGTGGGAGGTCACCATATTCAGCCAGCACGTATGTGACTTCACTTGCCTCCCAATCCGCTTCATCACAAGAGATTTCGGTTCAAATGGTCACACGCCAGGCTCAATCACCCTGA
- a CDS encoding type II toxin-antitoxin system HicB family antitoxin, producing MKIKIVLEPQEEGGYTVYVPSLPGCVSQGETYDEAVENIKEAIGLHLEFDTEVVTHA from the coding sequence ATGAAGATCAAGATCGTTCTTGAACCTCAGGAGGAGGGAGGCTATACAGTGTACGTTCCTTCGCTACCTGGCTGCGTTTCCCAGGGCGAGACGTACGACGAGGCGGTCGAGAACATCAAGGAGGCCATCGGCCTTCATCTCGAGTTCGACACGGAAGTGGTCACGCACGCCTGA
- a CDS encoding right-handed parallel beta-helix repeat-containing protein, whose amino-acid sequence MRKRSLTVAFLLLASAFFVGISVTPSARAATLYVGGAGPGNYSSIQGAIDMASSGDTVFVYSGTYNETVEVRKTLSLVGENKYTTVITDETEGGVVRVSGYRSNVTGFTVINTGQQYTDHGISVSCEGCLISGNRILASEGVGIILRGSWTTTVSDNTVVDGGYGIYSWAGIGNLVTANRLESVWEGIHADFPEYLTIANNTVLNNGYFGIWLFSGDYSSVLGNNISHNSCGLWLEGSRWALIANNTFIDNQQGIQSSWWSENSRIYHNYMDNPRQVWVHNSTNDWDNGYPSGGNYWSDYTGVDVFRGPGQNIPGSDGIGDTPYIIDEDTQDNYPLMRFPPSPIVWVDMLYGPVRGNATQVWSSAPSDVPLSSGSGSCGRSPDSACISVTSPASPPALSRDISSRVVTRQARSP is encoded by the coding sequence ATGAGGAAGAGGAGCTTGACTGTGGCGTTTCTGCTTCTGGCTAGTGCTTTCTTTGTCGGGATATCCGTCACGCCGAGCGCGAGAGCTGCAACGCTGTACGTTGGCGGAGCGGGTCCGGGGAACTACTCTTCGATACAAGGTGCGATCGACATGGCAAGCTCCGGGGACACGGTATTCGTGTACAGCGGGACGTACAACGAGACGGTCGAGGTCCGCAAGACCCTCTCCCTCGTGGGGGAGAACAAGTACACGACGGTGATAACGGACGAGACGGAGGGAGGCGTCGTTCGGGTCTCTGGCTATAGGTCCAACGTGACAGGGTTCACCGTCATAAACACAGGACAGCAATACACCGACCATGGGATCTCCGTCAGCTGTGAGGGCTGCCTAATCTCGGGCAACCGCATCCTGGCGAGCGAGGGCGTAGGAATCATACTCCGGGGCAGCTGGACCACCACGGTATCCGACAATACGGTGGTGGACGGCGGCTACGGCATATACTCCTGGGCAGGAATCGGGAATCTGGTAACCGCCAACAGATTGGAGAGTGTCTGGGAAGGGATTCACGCAGATTTCCCCGAGTACCTGACAATCGCGAACAACACCGTTCTGAACAACGGTTATTTCGGGATCTGGCTCTTTAGCGGGGATTACAGCTCCGTGCTCGGGAACAACATCTCGCATAACAGTTGTGGCCTCTGGCTCGAGGGGTCCCGGTGGGCACTGATAGCGAACAACACGTTCATCGACAACCAGCAGGGAATCCAATCGAGCTGGTGGTCTGAAAACAGCCGAATCTATCACAACTACATGGACAATCCGAGGCAGGTGTGGGTGCACAATTCGACCAACGACTGGGACAACGGCTATCCCTCCGGCGGGAACTACTGGAGCGACTACACGGGTGTGGACGTCTTCCGTGGCCCGGGGCAGAACATACCGGGAAGCGACGGCATCGGGGACACGCCCTACATCATCGACGAGGACACCCAGGACAACTACCCCCTGATGAGGTTCCCGCCCTCCCCAATCGTATGGGTCGACATGCTGTACGGTCCTGTCCGTGGCAATGCGACTCAGGTTTGGTCGTCCGCTCCTTCGGATGTGCCCCTCTCGAGCGGGAGTGGCTCTTGCGGGAGGTCCCCAGATTCAGCCTGCATATCTGTGACTTCACCAGCCTCCCCTCCCGCTTTGTCACGAGACATATCCTCTCGAGTGGTCACCCGCCAGGCTCGATCACCCTGA
- a CDS encoding UPF0175 family protein: MMKSVQLRLPDKELEEMDSLSEEMKMSRSEVARNALREGLRKLRMEVAVRRYLDEELSLGGAADSAGVTIHEMASFLSKVGVPFFRYAPSELERDTERAKEWM, translated from the coding sequence ATGATGAAGTCCGTTCAGCTTCGCCTTCCCGATAAGGAGCTCGAGGAGATGGACAGCTTGTCGGAAGAGATGAAGATGTCCCGCTCAGAGGTCGCCCGCAACGCCCTCCGCGAAGGGCTAAGGAAGCTCAGGATGGAAGTCGCCGTCAGGAGGTACCTAGACGAGGAGCTGAGCCTCGGCGGGGCTGCCGATTCTGCCGGAGTGACTATCCACGAGATGGCCAGCTTCCTGTCGAAGGTGGGGGTTCCCTTCTTCCGCTATGCGCCTTCCGAGCTCGAGCGGGACACCGAAAGGGCGAAGGAATGGATGTGA
- a CDS encoding right-handed parallel beta-helix repeat-containing protein: MGHLWRILSFALIMILATTGTVLLTEQAHAGTPVTGDIVVDTVWSPAGSPYWIETDVTVLAGIELVVLAGAEVRFNGSYRLYVGGRILVQGTAMDPVLFTSNSSTPSPSDWGGLSIFGECHVNHANISYAVRGIYTTSSYNTINESSFYRNEDALFISTGFQNLVRNNTLYFNTARGIVIWQSNSNNITGNNASMNVDTGLWLYESANNTVSRNEFYGNNQNGIRISSLSTSNRIVKNTIMDSQLYQGIGVWDSHDNRILGNTIRRNNNNGIYLEASTGNNVSRNNISDSVDYHGISLWYADGNTILNNTIRKSSGNGIYLGYSNSNEVRGNDISDNVNFHGVSMYSASSNDISWNRIGSLWSDGVYMEDSWSNTISNNTINDTNNGISMYDSWTIGVFDNKVTVADDGIRSRGSWDVEIIRNSLSGNYAGIGIGDYSSNVSVIGNTVQSNTAIGIEVWLSDWITLVGNEIVQNAALGLAISESPNSTIRENNITSNGLYGIYADLWSDTHVYHNNFVDNPIQAFDLGASENSWDNGYPSGGNYWSDYTGIDAYSGPNQDQPGSDSIGDTPYVIDSDSQDDYPLVHPFGTDYSLPPTNLDARLSGNGLENVTLTWNLSADDGGGKDDVIRYDIHRGTTYDRRGNGYVLLDQLSNGTSTYVDLSVGEGDPDNYFYRLCAVNSKDVSSCAPYQGAKFTRQLAPGPNLVSVPLKTFDGLIDIVLQTVRYDNVWSYDSSSREWKSSMKHKTYSGGLSRLNHTMGMWVNVTKTSNLTVAGIVPAQTTIHLHEGWNLASFPSINASYTVADLKAETGATRVEGYDPDPPYFLRVLGDPEVHQAGYGYWVRVEADTIWTVSFA, translated from the coding sequence ATGGGGCATTTGTGGAGGATACTCTCTTTCGCGCTGATCATGATTCTCGCCACGACAGGCACGGTGCTCCTCACCGAACAGGCTCACGCAGGGACCCCCGTAACAGGGGACATCGTGGTAGACACGGTCTGGTCTCCTGCAGGAAGCCCCTACTGGATTGAGACGGACGTCACAGTTCTGGCAGGCATAGAGCTGGTCGTCCTCGCAGGTGCGGAAGTCAGGTTCAACGGTTCATACCGACTGTACGTCGGCGGGAGGATTCTCGTCCAGGGAACTGCCATGGACCCAGTCCTCTTCACGTCCAACAGCTCGACGCCTTCTCCATCGGACTGGGGAGGCCTCAGCATCTTCGGAGAGTGCCACGTGAACCATGCAAACATCTCCTATGCCGTGAGAGGCATCTACACCACATCGTCCTACAACACCATCAACGAGAGCTCCTTCTACAGGAATGAGGACGCCCTCTTCATCAGCACCGGTTTTCAGAACCTGGTCAGGAACAATACGCTCTACTTCAACACCGCTCGTGGCATCGTAATATGGCAGTCGAATTCGAACAACATAACCGGCAACAACGCCAGCATGAACGTTGACACGGGACTCTGGCTCTACGAGAGCGCGAACAACACCGTCTCTCGCAACGAGTTCTACGGCAACAACCAGAATGGAATCAGAATCTCAAGTCTGAGCACCTCCAACCGCATCGTGAAGAACACGATCATGGACAGCCAGCTGTACCAGGGAATAGGCGTCTGGGATTCCCACGATAACCGAATACTCGGAAACACGATCAGGAGGAACAACAATAACGGCATCTACCTCGAGGCCTCCACGGGGAACAACGTCTCTCGAAACAACATCTCGGATAGCGTGGACTATCATGGGATATCCCTCTGGTATGCCGATGGCAACACGATACTAAACAACACGATTCGAAAAAGTAGCGGCAACGGAATCTATCTGGGATATTCCAATTCGAACGAGGTCCGAGGGAATGACATATCGGACAACGTTAACTTCCACGGTGTATCGATGTACTCCGCGAGTTCGAACGACATCTCTTGGAACCGAATAGGAAGTCTGTGGAGTGATGGTGTGTACATGGAAGATTCCTGGAGCAACACCATCTCCAACAACACAATCAACGACACGAACAACGGCATATCGATGTATGACTCTTGGACAATTGGCGTCTTCGACAACAAAGTCACAGTAGCGGACGATGGGATTCGCTCCCGCGGGTCATGGGATGTCGAGATCATCCGGAACAGCTTGTCTGGGAACTACGCAGGAATCGGCATCGGCGACTACTCGTCCAATGTCAGTGTCATTGGTAACACTGTCCAATCCAATACAGCAATCGGAATCGAAGTTTGGCTTTCTGACTGGATCACACTAGTGGGGAATGAGATCGTACAGAATGCGGCTTTAGGACTGGCAATCTCGGAATCTCCGAACTCCACCATACGAGAGAACAACATCACGTCCAACGGACTCTACGGAATCTATGCTGATTTGTGGAGCGACACCCACGTGTACCATAACAACTTCGTGGACAATCCCATCCAAGCTTTTGACTTAGGGGCGTCCGAGAATTCCTGGGACAACGGCTACCCGTCCGGCGGGAACTACTGGAGCGACTACACGGGCATAGACGCGTACTCAGGTCCCAATCAGGACCAGCCTGGAAGCGACTCCATAGGTGATACACCATACGTCATAGATTCCGACAGCCAGGACGACTACCCCCTAGTGCATCCTTTCGGAACGGACTACTCCCTTCCTCCCACGAACCTTGACGCAAGGCTGAGCGGGAACGGCCTTGAGAACGTCACCCTGACCTGGAACCTCTCCGCCGATGATGGAGGCGGGAAGGATGATGTCATCAGGTACGATATTCACAGGGGAACCACCTACGACAGGCGGGGGAACGGATACGTCCTCCTTGACCAACTCTCGAACGGCACGTCCACGTATGTGGACCTTTCGGTGGGGGAAGGTGACCCTGACAACTACTTCTATCGATTGTGTGCCGTCAACTCGAAGGATGTCTCATCGTGCGCCCCCTATCAGGGCGCCAAGTTCACTCGCCAGCTCGCCCCTGGTCCGAACCTCGTCTCAGTCCCGCTCAAGACATTCGACGGATTGATCGATATCGTTCTGCAGACAGTCAGATATGATAACGTATGGTCCTACGACTCCTCCTCCCGGGAGTGGAAATCGTCCATGAAGCACAAGACGTACTCTGGCGGGCTCTCGCGCCTAAATCACACCATGGGGATGTGGGTGAACGTGACAAAGACCTCGAACCTCACCGTAGCGGGAATCGTTCCCGCTCAGACTACGATACACCTGCACGAGGGATGGAATCTCGCCTCGTTCCCCTCAATCAACGCGTCCTACACCGTCGCGGACCTGAAGGCCGAGACCGGCGCCACGCGAGTGGAAGGATACGATCCTGATCCGCCTTACTTCCTGAGAGTGCTCGGGGACCCGGAGGTGCATCAGGCGGGATATGGATATTGGGTGAGGGTGGAGGCGGACA